From Myxococcus stipitatus, the proteins below share one genomic window:
- a CDS encoding pyridoxal phosphate-dependent aminotransferase — MKLARRLQAIKPSPTLALNSRAKALAAQGVDVVVLAAGEPDFDTPDYVKQAAVDALRAGFTKYTPTVGIPELREAICRKLERDNGLRFTPEQVLVTAGGKQALYNFCQAVLDEGDEVIVFAPYWVSYPDMVRLAGATPVIVNTREEDGFAPDPDAIRRALTPRTRAIIINSPGNPTGAVYSRAALQGIADAVRGHDCLIVTDDIYEKLIYTGERLGISDVAPDLVPRLVVVNGMSKAYSMTGWRMGYAAGPRPVINGMQLVQDQSTSNASSIAQKAALAALNGPTDTIATMVAEYRARRDLFVNGLNALGGIRCRMPEGAFYAFADVRGLIGRAYKGNAVTSSVQLSEILLDDFRVAGVPGDPFGAEGYIRFSFVTSREVLQKGLTRLGDLVKALG; from the coding sequence ATGAAACTCGCCCGCCGGCTCCAGGCCATCAAGCCCTCTCCCACGCTTGCCCTCAACTCGCGCGCCAAGGCCCTGGCGGCCCAGGGCGTGGACGTCGTGGTGCTCGCGGCGGGCGAGCCCGACTTCGACACGCCGGACTACGTGAAGCAGGCCGCGGTGGACGCGTTGCGCGCGGGCTTCACCAAGTACACGCCCACCGTGGGCATCCCGGAGCTGCGCGAGGCCATCTGCCGCAAGCTGGAGAGGGACAACGGCCTGCGCTTCACGCCCGAGCAGGTGCTCGTCACCGCCGGCGGCAAGCAGGCGCTCTACAACTTCTGCCAGGCGGTGCTGGACGAGGGCGACGAGGTCATCGTCTTCGCGCCGTACTGGGTGAGCTATCCGGACATGGTGCGGCTGGCGGGCGCCACGCCCGTCATCGTCAACACGCGCGAGGAGGACGGCTTCGCGCCGGACCCGGACGCCATCCGCCGGGCGCTCACGCCGCGCACGCGCGCCATCATCATCAACAGCCCGGGCAACCCCACCGGCGCCGTCTACTCGCGCGCCGCGCTCCAGGGCATCGCGGACGCGGTGCGGGGGCATGACTGCCTCATCGTCACCGACGACATCTACGAGAAGCTGATCTACACCGGCGAGCGGCTGGGCATCAGCGACGTGGCGCCGGACCTGGTGCCCCGGCTGGTGGTCGTCAACGGCATGAGCAAGGCGTACTCGATGACCGGCTGGCGCATGGGCTACGCGGCCGGCCCGCGCCCGGTCATCAACGGCATGCAGCTGGTGCAGGACCAGTCCACCTCCAACGCGTCCTCCATCGCCCAGAAGGCCGCGCTCGCCGCGCTCAACGGCCCCACCGACACCATCGCCACCATGGTGGCGGAGTACCGCGCGCGCAGGGACCTGTTCGTCAACGGCCTCAACGCGCTGGGCGGCATCCGCTGCCGCATGCCCGAGGGGGCCTTCTACGCGTTCGCGGACGTGCGCGGCCTCATCGGACGCGCGTACAAGGGCAACGCCGTCACCAGCTCCGTGCAGCTGTCGGAGATCCTCCTGGACGACTTCCGCGTGGCGGGCGTGCCGGGAGATCCGTTCGGCGCGGAGGGCTACATCCGCTTCAGCTTCGTCACCTCGCGCGAGGTGCTCCAGAAGGGGCTCACGCGGCTGGGCGACCTGGTCAAGGCCCTGGGCTGA